The Paraburkholderia acidisoli genome contains a region encoding:
- the ispH gene encoding 4-hydroxy-3-methylbut-2-enyl diphosphate reductase has protein sequence MTTTDTSVLAELAEAEILLAQPRGFCAGVDRAIEIVERAIQLHGAPIYVRHEIVHNAYVVEDLRQKGAIFIEQLDEVPAGNTVIFSAHGVSKAVRADAAARGLRIYDATCPLVTKVHVEVAKMRDEGLDIVMIGHKGHPEVEGTMGQVGEGMFLVEDIADVEALALRDPARVAFVTQTTLSVDDAAEIIAALKTRFPEIREPKKQDICYATQNRQDAVKFMAPQCDVVIVVGSPNSSNSNRLREVAEKRGIPAYMVDAPEQIDPQWLAGKRRIGLTAGASAPEALAQKIIQRLHELGARNVRALEGIEENIAFPLPRGLGQPG, from the coding sequence ATGACCACCACGGACACGTCTGTACTCGCCGAGCTTGCCGAAGCGGAAATCCTGCTTGCCCAGCCGCGCGGTTTTTGCGCCGGCGTCGACCGGGCCATCGAGATCGTCGAGCGCGCCATCCAGTTGCACGGCGCTCCCATCTACGTGCGTCACGAGATCGTTCATAACGCCTATGTCGTTGAGGATCTGCGCCAGAAAGGGGCGATCTTCATCGAGCAGCTCGACGAAGTCCCCGCGGGCAATACCGTGATCTTCAGCGCGCACGGTGTTTCGAAGGCGGTGCGCGCCGACGCGGCCGCGCGCGGCCTGCGTATTTACGACGCCACGTGTCCGCTCGTCACCAAGGTGCACGTCGAAGTCGCGAAAATGCGCGACGAAGGCCTCGACATCGTCATGATCGGCCACAAGGGTCACCCGGAAGTGGAAGGCACGATGGGCCAGGTGGGCGAGGGCATGTTTCTCGTCGAAGATATCGCCGACGTCGAGGCGCTCGCGTTGCGCGATCCCGCGCGCGTTGCCTTCGTCACGCAAACCACGCTGTCCGTGGACGACGCCGCCGAAATCATCGCGGCGCTCAAAACGCGCTTCCCCGAAATTCGCGAGCCGAAAAAGCAGGACATCTGCTACGCCACGCAAAACCGCCAGGACGCCGTCAAGTTCATGGCGCCGCAGTGCGACGTGGTGATCGTGGTGGGCAGCCCGAACAGCTCGAACTCGAACCGCCTGCGCGAAGTGGCCGAGAAGCGCGGCATTCCCGCCTATATGGTGGACGCGCCCGAGCAGATCGACCCGCAGTGGCTCGCCGGCAAGCGCCGCATCGGCCTGACCGCGGGCGCTTCGGCGCCCGAGGCGCTGGCGCAGAAGATCATCCAGCGCCTGCACGAACTCGGTGCGCGCAACGTGCGCGCGCTCGAGGGCATCGAGGAGAACATCGCGTTCCCGCTGCCGCGCGGCCTGGGGCAACCGGGCTGA
- the rpmB gene encoding 50S ribosomal protein L28 yields the protein MARVCQVTGKAPMSGNNVSHANNKTKRRFLPNLQNRRFWVESENRWVRLRISNAGLRLIDKNGIDSVLADLRARGEL from the coding sequence ATGGCACGCGTATGCCAAGTCACTGGGAAAGCGCCGATGAGCGGCAACAACGTTTCCCACGCTAACAACAAGACCAAGCGCCGTTTCCTCCCGAATCTGCAAAACCGCCGATTCTGGGTTGAAAGCGAAAACCGTTGGGTGCGTCTGCGCATCTCGAACGCAGGCCTGCGCCTGATCGACAAGAACGGCATCGATTCCGTGCTCGCAGACCTGCGCGCACGCGGCGAACTGTAA
- the radC gene encoding RadC family protein, protein MTVETVAEPAPQASTAASGAVSVIPSAIPSAAASLATSDAGTSPEPPLPLRSRDMPRERLRTAGATALSDIELIAILLGSGLPGHDVFNVARSLLTRFGSLRALLDAQPEEFDGLRGIGPAKAALLQAITELARRALAEALDDKPLVDSPAAVEDYLRLLIGGRPHEVFVCLFLDARHRLIRSEEISRGSLTRMAVYPREIVRRALTLNAASLIVAHNHPSGAVQPSASDRRLTRVLRETLALVEVQLVDHLVIGARETFSFARHGWN, encoded by the coding sequence ATGACGGTTGAAACGGTGGCCGAACCGGCACCCCAGGCATCGACCGCGGCGTCGGGGGCTGTGTCGGTCATACCGTCGGCCATACCGTCGGCCGCGGCATCGCTGGCAACTTCGGACGCGGGCACCTCCCCGGAACCGCCGCTGCCGCTCCGCTCGCGCGACATGCCGCGCGAGCGGCTGCGCACGGCCGGCGCGACGGCGCTCTCCGACATCGAACTGATCGCGATCCTGCTCGGTTCCGGCCTGCCCGGCCACGACGTGTTCAACGTCGCGCGCTCGCTGCTCACGCGTTTCGGCTCGCTGCGCGCGCTGCTCGACGCACAGCCCGAGGAGTTCGACGGCCTGCGCGGCATCGGCCCGGCGAAAGCGGCGCTGCTCCAGGCGATCACGGAACTGGCGCGCCGCGCGCTCGCCGAAGCGCTCGACGACAAACCGCTCGTCGACTCGCCCGCCGCCGTGGAGGACTATTTGCGCCTGTTGATCGGCGGGCGGCCGCACGAGGTGTTCGTCTGCCTCTTTCTGGACGCGCGTCACCGGCTGATCCGCTCCGAGGAGATCTCGCGCGGTTCGCTCACGCGCATGGCGGTGTACCCGCGCGAGATCGTGCGGCGCGCGCTCACGCTCAATGCCGCGAGCCTGATCGTCGCGCACAATCATCCGTCGGGCGCGGTCCAGCCGAGCGCGAGCGACCGCCGCCTCACGCGTGTGCTGCGCGAAACGCTGGCGCTCGTGGAAGTGCAACTGGTCGATCATCTGGTGATCGGAGCGCGCGAGACGTTTTCGTTCGCGCGGCATGGCTGGAACTAG
- the nadB gene encoding L-aspartate oxidase, producing the protein MNFDVAIVGSGLAGLSVALNLADSRRVVIIAKRAMTEGASDRAQGGIAAVLDSADSVENHVDDTLVAGGGLCDEGATRFIVEHGREAIEWLIAQDVPFTKDAAAELGFHLTREGGHSHRRIIHAADATGHAVVQTLLERARQHPNITILEDHQAIDVITSDRLGLPGRRCHGLYALDLANDRTVTIQAPHTVLATGGAGKVYLYTTNPDTATGDGIAMAWRAGCRVANMEFIQFHPTCLFHPHAKSFLISEAVRGEGGLLRLPDGTRFMPEHDARAELAPRDIVARAIDFEIKKHGIDCVHLDISHQPPAFLEEHFPTILARCREFGIDITKEPIPVVPAAHYTCGGVVTDLAGRTDLAGLYAVGETSYTGLHGANRLASNSLLECLVIGRSAAEAIEAEGFGAAAHAPLPDWDESRVSDSDEEVVVAHNWDELRRLMWNYVGIVRTDKRLERAQHRLSLLRDEILEYYANFRVTRDLLELRNLVEVASLIVESARSRRESRGLHFSRDWPNTLPKALPTVLAPERVRNRTVS; encoded by the coding sequence ATGAATTTCGATGTAGCGATCGTCGGCAGCGGGCTGGCAGGCCTGAGCGTCGCGTTGAATCTCGCCGACTCGCGGCGCGTCGTCATCATCGCCAAGCGCGCGATGACCGAAGGGGCCAGCGACCGGGCACAAGGCGGCATTGCCGCGGTGCTCGACTCGGCTGACAGCGTGGAAAACCATGTGGACGACACGCTCGTGGCCGGCGGCGGGCTCTGCGACGAAGGCGCGACGCGCTTCATCGTCGAGCACGGCCGCGAAGCCATCGAATGGCTGATCGCGCAGGACGTGCCGTTCACGAAAGACGCCGCGGCCGAACTCGGCTTCCACCTGACGCGCGAAGGCGGCCACAGCCATCGCCGCATCATTCACGCCGCCGACGCCACCGGCCACGCCGTCGTGCAAACGCTGCTCGAACGCGCGCGCCAGCATCCGAACATCACGATCCTCGAAGACCATCAGGCCATCGACGTCATCACGTCCGACCGCCTCGGCCTGCCCGGCCGCCGCTGCCACGGCCTCTACGCGCTCGACCTCGCGAACGACCGCACGGTGACGATCCAGGCGCCGCACACCGTGCTCGCCACGGGCGGCGCGGGCAAGGTCTATCTCTACACGACCAACCCCGACACGGCCACCGGCGACGGCATTGCCATGGCATGGCGCGCGGGTTGCCGCGTGGCGAACATGGAGTTCATCCAGTTCCACCCCACGTGCCTGTTCCATCCGCACGCCAAGTCGTTCCTGATTTCCGAAGCCGTGCGCGGCGAAGGCGGCCTGTTGCGCCTGCCCGACGGCACGCGCTTCATGCCCGAGCACGACGCGCGCGCCGAACTCGCGCCGCGCGACATCGTGGCCCGCGCGATCGACTTCGAGATCAAGAAGCACGGCATCGACTGCGTGCATCTCGACATCAGCCACCAGCCGCCGGCGTTCCTCGAAGAACATTTTCCGACGATCCTCGCGCGCTGCCGCGAGTTCGGCATCGACATCACGAAAGAGCCCATTCCCGTCGTACCCGCCGCGCACTACACCTGTGGCGGCGTGGTCACCGACCTCGCGGGCCGCACCGACCTCGCGGGCCTCTACGCTGTGGGCGAAACCTCGTACACCGGCCTGCACGGCGCGAACCGCCTCGCCAGCAACTCGCTGCTCGAATGCCTCGTGATCGGCCGCTCGGCGGCGGAAGCGATCGAGGCCGAAGGCTTCGGCGCGGCCGCGCACGCGCCGCTGCCCGACTGGGACGAAAGCCGCGTGTCCGACTCCGACGAGGAAGTCGTGGTCGCGCACAACTGGGACGAACTGCGCCGCCTGATGTGGAATTACGTCGGCATCGTGCGCACGGACAAACGGCTCGAACGCGCCCAGCACCGGCTCTCGCTGCTGCGCGACGAAATCCTCGAGTACTACGCGAATTTCCGCGTCACGCGCGACCTGCTGGAACTGCGCAATCTCGTCGAAGTCGCCTCGCTGATCGTCGAAAGCGCGCGTTCGCGCCGCGAAAGCCGCGGCCTGCACTTCAGCCGCGACTGGCCGAACACGCTGCCCAAGGCACTGCCCACCGTGCTCGCGCCCGAGCGCGTGCGCAATCGCACGGTGTCCTGA
- the nadA gene encoding quinolinate synthase NadA yields the protein MSQAIRKVEYDRPQGTVCSVGQAWARVPDAPSQAERAALKERVRALLKREKAVLVAHYYVDPELQELADETGGCVADSLEMARFGRDHEAQTLVVAGVRFMGETAKILSPNKRILMPDLDATCSLDLGCPVDEFSAFCDAHPDRTVVVYANTSAAVKARADWMVTSSIGLEIVADLHAKGEKIIWAPDRHLGNYIQKKTGADMLLWQGSCLVHDEFKGVELDLLRAEYPDAKVLVHPESPEGVVALADVVGSTTQLIDAAVKLDAQRFIVATDLGILHKMQLAAPGKTFIEAPTAGNSATCKSCAHCPWMAMNGLGNLAEVLERGHNEIFVDTAIAERARLPIDRMLAFAAEHKRRVQASGDLARDTALFSQVGAA from the coding sequence ATGAGTCAGGCGATCAGAAAGGTCGAATACGACCGCCCGCAAGGCACCGTGTGCAGCGTCGGACAAGCGTGGGCCCGCGTGCCCGACGCGCCGTCGCAAGCCGAGCGCGCCGCGTTGAAAGAGCGCGTGCGGGCATTGCTCAAGCGCGAGAAAGCGGTGCTCGTCGCGCACTATTACGTCGATCCCGAATTGCAGGAGCTGGCCGACGAAACCGGCGGCTGCGTGGCCGATTCGCTCGAAATGGCGCGCTTCGGCCGCGACCACGAAGCGCAAACGCTCGTGGTGGCGGGCGTGCGCTTCATGGGCGAGACCGCGAAGATCCTGAGCCCGAACAAGCGCATTCTCATGCCCGACCTCGACGCGACCTGCTCGCTCGATCTGGGCTGCCCCGTGGACGAGTTCTCGGCGTTCTGCGACGCGCATCCCGACCGCACCGTGGTTGTCTATGCGAACACCAGCGCCGCTGTGAAAGCGCGCGCGGACTGGATGGTCACCTCGTCCATCGGTCTGGAGATCGTCGCCGACCTGCACGCGAAGGGCGAAAAAATCATCTGGGCGCCGGACCGCCATCTGGGCAATTACATCCAGAAGAAAACCGGCGCCGACATGCTGCTGTGGCAGGGCTCGTGCCTCGTGCACGACGAGTTCAAGGGCGTGGAGCTGGACCTGCTGCGCGCCGAATACCCCGACGCCAAGGTGCTCGTGCACCCCGAGTCGCCCGAAGGCGTGGTCGCGCTCGCCGACGTGGTCGGCTCGACCACGCAGCTGATCGACGCGGCCGTGAAGCTCGACGCGCAACGCTTTATCGTCGCGACCGATCTCGGCATCCTGCACAAGATGCAGCTCGCCGCGCCGGGCAAGACCTTCATCGAAGCGCCCACGGCCGGCAACAGCGCCACCTGCAAGAGCTGCGCGCATTGCCCGTGGATGGCGATGAACGGTCTCGGCAATCTCGCCGAGGTACTGGAGCGCGGTCACAACGAAATTTTCGTCGATACCGCGATTGCCGAGCGCGCGCGTCTGCCGATCGACCGCATGCTCGCGTTCGCGGCCGAACACAAGCGCCGCGTGCAGGCGAGCGGCGACCTCGCGCGCGACACGGCGCTGTTCTCGCAAGTAGGAGCCGCATGA
- the rpmG gene encoding 50S ribosomal protein L33: MAKGIRDKIKLESTAGTGHFYTTTKNKRNMPEKMSIKKFDPVIRKHVEYKETKIK, encoded by the coding sequence ATGGCCAAGGGCATCCGCGACAAGATCAAGCTCGAGTCGACCGCAGGTACGGGTCACTTCTACACGACCACGAAGAACAAGCGCAACATGCCGGAAAAAATGTCGATCAAGAAGTTCGACCCGGTTATTCGCAAGCACGTCGAGTACAAGGAAACCAAGATCAAGTAA
- a CDS encoding FKBP-type peptidyl-prolyl cis-trans isomerase — protein sequence MSIIDISEVKPGSHVTLHYRLSLADGTEIVNTFVDRPATLLLGAGQLAPPLENILQGLKVGHHSTFQLEPGVAFGQRNPDLIQRVSLKTLRDNAMIGESFKPGDLVEFNAPNGDRYAGVLKEVNETSALFDFNHPLAGQAVAFEVQIIGIL from the coding sequence ATGAGCATCATCGACATCTCCGAAGTGAAACCGGGTTCCCATGTGACGCTGCACTACCGGCTTTCGCTCGCCGATGGCACCGAGATCGTCAACACGTTTGTCGACCGGCCGGCCACGCTGCTGCTGGGCGCCGGCCAGCTGGCGCCGCCGCTGGAGAACATTCTGCAGGGCCTGAAGGTTGGCCACCACTCCACCTTTCAGCTAGAACCCGGGGTCGCCTTCGGCCAGCGCAATCCCGACCTGATCCAGCGCGTCTCGCTCAAGACGCTGCGCGACAACGCCATGATCGGCGAGTCGTTCAAGCCGGGCGACCTGGTCGAATTCAACGCGCCCAATGGCGACCGCTACGCGGGCGTGCTCAAGGAAGTCAACGAGACTTCCGCCCTGTTCGATTTCAACCATCCGCTCGCAGGCCAGGCGGTTGCGTTCGAAGTGCAAATCATCGGAATCCTGTAA
- the nadC gene encoding carboxylating nicotinate-nucleotide diphosphorylase produces the protein MGALELLAVDALAPVLAEVRAQYGAAFDAAIERNVQDALAEDVGAGDQTGRLVPADEIRDARIVVREDAVLCGVLWFDGVVKRVDPRIEVRWHYREGERMTANTPVCSLRGPARSLLTAERNAMNFLQLLSGVASATRGYVGMIAHTQARILDTRKTLPGLRLAQKYAVRVGGGVNQRLALYDGILIKENHIAAAGGVGAAMHAALALNSGVPIQIEVETLEQLETALAHGAKSVLLDNFSFDMMHSAVTLTAGRAVLEVSGGVNAETVVTIAETGVDRISIGALTKDVRATDYSMRIV, from the coding sequence ATGGGTGCACTGGAATTGCTCGCCGTGGACGCGCTCGCGCCCGTGCTCGCCGAGGTGCGCGCGCAGTACGGCGCGGCCTTCGACGCCGCCATCGAGCGCAATGTGCAGGACGCGCTCGCGGAAGACGTGGGCGCCGGCGACCAGACCGGCCGTCTCGTGCCGGCCGACGAGATACGCGACGCGCGCATCGTCGTGCGCGAAGACGCGGTGCTGTGCGGCGTGCTGTGGTTCGACGGCGTGGTGAAGCGCGTCGATCCGCGTATCGAGGTGCGCTGGCACTATCGCGAAGGCGAACGCATGACGGCCAACACGCCCGTGTGCTCGCTGCGCGGCCCGGCGCGCTCGCTGCTCACGGCCGAGCGCAACGCCATGAACTTCCTGCAGTTGCTGTCGGGCGTGGCGAGCGCCACGCGCGGTTACGTCGGCATGATCGCGCACACGCAGGCGCGCATTCTCGACACGCGCAAGACGCTGCCGGGGCTGCGCCTCGCGCAGAAGTACGCGGTGCGCGTGGGTGGCGGCGTCAACCAGCGTCTCGCGCTCTACGACGGCATTCTGATCAAGGAAAACCACATCGCGGCGGCGGGCGGCGTGGGCGCGGCCATGCACGCGGCGCTCGCGCTGAACTCGGGCGTGCCGATCCAGATCGAGGTGGAAACGCTCGAGCAGCTCGAAACGGCGCTCGCGCACGGCGCGAAGTCGGTGCTGCTCGACAACTTCTCGTTCGACATGATGCACAGCGCCGTGACGCTCACGGCCGGGCGCGCCGTGCTCGAAGTCTCGGGCGGCGTGAACGCGGAAACGGTGGTCACCATCGCCGAAACCGGGGTCGATCGCATTTCGATCGGCGCGCTCACGAAAGATGTGCGCGCAACGGATTACTCCATGCGAATCGTCTGA
- a CDS encoding branched-chain amino acid ABC transporter permease, whose amino-acid sequence MDIFIQQILNGLVLGSIYAIIALGYTMVYGILGIINFAHGDVLMVGAMVALSAITVIQNHFPGLGHIPTLIIGLVVAAVVCSVVGYTIEKVAYRPLRRAPRLAPLITAIGVSILLQTLAMMIWGRNPLAFPQLISTDPINVIAPTETGVGAVISPTEIVIIVVAFLVMAGLLLLVHRTKLGRAMRAIAENPNNASLMGVNPNFVISATFMIGSALAALAGVMIASEYGNAHFYMGFIPGMKAFTAAVLGGIGNLGGAMVGGVVLGLIEQLGAGYIGNLTGGVFGSNYQDVFAFVVLIVVLVFRPSGLLGERVADRA is encoded by the coding sequence ATGGATATTTTCATCCAGCAGATCCTGAATGGGCTGGTGCTTGGCAGCATCTACGCCATCATCGCACTGGGCTACACCATGGTGTACGGGATTCTGGGCATCATCAACTTCGCGCACGGCGACGTGCTCATGGTCGGCGCCATGGTCGCGCTCTCCGCGATCACCGTCATCCAGAATCACTTTCCGGGTCTCGGCCACATCCCCACGCTGATCATCGGGCTGGTCGTTGCCGCCGTCGTGTGTTCGGTCGTCGGCTACACCATCGAGAAGGTCGCTTACCGGCCGCTGCGCCGCGCGCCGCGCCTCGCACCGCTGATCACCGCCATCGGCGTGTCGATCCTGCTGCAGACGCTGGCGATGATGATCTGGGGCCGCAACCCGCTCGCGTTCCCGCAGCTCATCTCGACCGATCCGATCAACGTGATCGCCCCGACCGAAACCGGCGTGGGCGCCGTGATCTCGCCGACGGAAATCGTCATCATCGTGGTCGCGTTCCTCGTGATGGCGGGCCTGCTGCTGCTCGTGCACCGCACGAAGCTCGGCCGTGCCATGCGCGCGATCGCCGAAAACCCCAACAACGCCTCGCTGATGGGCGTGAACCCGAACTTCGTGATCTCGGCCACGTTCATGATCGGCTCGGCGCTGGCGGCGCTGGCCGGCGTGATGATCGCCTCCGAATACGGCAACGCGCACTTCTACATGGGCTTCATCCCTGGCATGAAGGCGTTCACGGCCGCGGTGCTGGGCGGGATCGGCAACCTGGGCGGCGCGATGGTGGGCGGCGTCGTTCTCGGTCTCATCGAACAGCTCGGCGCGGGTTACATCGGCAATCTGACCGGCGGCGTGTTCGGCAGTAACTATCAGGACGTGTTCGCATTCGTCGTGCTGATCGTCGTGCTCGTGTTCCGTCCGTCGGGGCTGCTGGGCGAACGTGTCGCGGACCGCGCATAA